A section of the Streptomyces sp. SCL15-4 genome encodes:
- a CDS encoding glycoside hydrolase family 3 protein, with protein MPDTSTGSDTGPGSTRRDTVRPSRRAVLAATAGLTAALTVPATAHAADDRRLRALISRMTLQEKVGQLFVTRVYGHSATDPDQADIDTNLKELGARTAAELIAKYRVGGIIYFTWAHNTRDPRQIAALSDGIQRAALDQPRGLPVLVATDQEHGAVCRIGKPATLLPGAMAIGAGRSRSDARTLGRISGTELRALGIHQDYSPDADVNVNPANPVIGVRSFGADPDAVAALVAAEVRGYRSAGVATSAKHFPGHGDTAVDSHYGFPVITHSRELWEGLDAVPFRAAIRAGVDTVMTGHIQFPALDGSGDPATLSRPVLTGILREELGYDGVVITDSLGMQGVRAKYGDDRVVVLALKAGVDQLLNPPSLDVAWNAVLTAVREGELTEDRLDESILRILRLKARYGLFDDPWSRADRIDRTVGTRAHLAAADRIAERTTTLLVNEDGTLPFDRRREHRVLVVGADPASPSGTTGPPTGVLAAALTELGFAATALSTGTAPSAASIDKAVAAAGDADAVVVATYNVTPGSSQRILVDRLLATGRPVAVVAIRNPYDIAQLPAVRACLATYCWTDVELRAAARVLAGRVAPRGRLPVPVQRADDPARVLYPVGHGLRY; from the coding sequence GTGCCCGACACCAGCACGGGAAGCGACACCGGCCCGGGAAGCACGCGAAGAGACACCGTACGGCCGTCCCGGCGCGCCGTCCTCGCCGCCACCGCGGGCCTCACCGCCGCGCTGACGGTCCCGGCCACCGCGCACGCCGCCGACGACCGCCGGCTGCGCGCCCTGATCTCCCGCATGACGCTTCAGGAGAAGGTCGGCCAGCTGTTCGTGACGCGGGTCTACGGCCACTCCGCCACCGACCCCGACCAGGCCGACATCGACACCAACCTGAAGGAGCTGGGCGCCCGCACCGCCGCCGAGCTGATCGCCAAGTACCGGGTCGGCGGCATCATCTACTTCACCTGGGCGCACAACACCCGCGACCCGCGGCAGATCGCCGCCCTGTCCGACGGCATCCAGCGGGCCGCGCTGGACCAGCCGCGCGGGCTGCCCGTGCTCGTCGCCACCGACCAGGAGCACGGTGCGGTGTGCCGGATCGGCAAGCCCGCCACCCTGCTGCCCGGCGCGATGGCGATCGGCGCGGGCCGCTCCCGCTCCGACGCCCGGACGCTCGGCCGGATCTCCGGCACCGAACTGCGCGCGCTCGGCATCCACCAGGACTACTCCCCCGACGCCGACGTGAACGTCAACCCGGCCAACCCGGTCATCGGGGTGCGCTCCTTCGGCGCCGACCCGGACGCGGTCGCCGCGTTGGTCGCCGCCGAGGTGCGGGGCTACCGGTCGGCCGGGGTCGCGACGAGCGCCAAGCACTTCCCGGGGCACGGGGACACCGCCGTCGACAGCCACTACGGCTTCCCGGTCATCACGCACAGCCGCGAGCTGTGGGAGGGACTGGACGCCGTGCCGTTCCGGGCCGCGATCCGGGCCGGCGTCGACACGGTCATGACCGGGCACATCCAGTTCCCGGCCCTGGACGGCTCCGGCGACCCGGCCACCCTGTCCCGGCCCGTCCTGACCGGCATCCTGCGCGAGGAACTCGGCTACGACGGGGTCGTCATCACCGACTCCCTCGGCATGCAGGGCGTGCGCGCCAAGTACGGCGACGACCGGGTGGTGGTGCTCGCCCTGAAGGCCGGCGTGGACCAGCTGCTCAACCCGCCCTCGCTGGACGTGGCCTGGAACGCGGTGCTGACGGCGGTACGCGAGGGCGAACTGACCGAGGACCGGCTCGACGAATCGATCCTGCGCATCCTGCGGCTGAAGGCCCGCTACGGACTGTTCGACGACCCCTGGTCCCGCGCGGACCGCATCGACCGCACGGTGGGCACCAGGGCCCACCTGGCCGCCGCCGACCGGATCGCCGAGCGCACCACCACGCTGCTGGTCAACGAGGACGGCACGCTGCCCTTCGACCGCCGCCGGGAACACCGGGTGCTGGTCGTCGGCGCCGATCCGGCCTCCCCGTCCGGCACCACCGGCCCGCCCACCGGTGTGCTGGCCGCCGCCCTGACCGAGCTGGGCTTCGCCGCCACCGCCCTGTCCACCGGCACCGCGCCCTCCGCGGCGAGCATCGACAAGGCGGTCGCGGCGGCCGGGGACGCGGACGCGGTGGTGGTGGCCACCTACAACGTGACGCCGGGCAGCTCCCAGCGGATTCTGGTGGACCGCCTGCTGGCCACCGGCAGGCCGGTGGCCGTGGTGGCGATCCGCAACCCCTACGACATCGCGCAACTGCCCGCCGTCCGGGCCTGCCTGGCCACGTACTGCTGGACGGACGTCGAACTGCGCGCCGCCGCACGGGTCCTGGCCGGCCGGGTGGCACCGCGCGGGCGGCTGCCGGTGCCGGTGCAGCGGGCGGACGACCCGGCGCGGGTGCTGTACCCGGTCGGGCACGGGCTGCGGTACTAG
- a CDS encoding sugar phosphate isomerase/epimerase family protein, whose amino-acid sequence MKLAFSTLGVPGLPLPDVLSLATAHGYHGVELRAHPEEPVHPGLGPAERAEVAALFRSAGVEVVGLAGYVRVAAPGEDGPVLAEIRELLRLAHDLGAPFVRVFPGADAERPREESDAIAARRLGAAAEDAAALGVRILLETHDSHRTGAEAIRVLGPVGHRHVGALWDVLHTWLGGEQPADSYAALAPHLGYVQVKDVASAEDSTPVPLGAGVLPLAECVDVLSRRDWDGWLCWEYEKRWHESAAPLAGLLGDGREYLARLLGEAA is encoded by the coding sequence ATGAAGCTGGCGTTCTCCACTCTCGGTGTCCCCGGGCTGCCCCTCCCGGACGTTCTCTCGCTCGCGACCGCGCACGGATATCACGGGGTCGAGTTGCGGGCCCATCCGGAGGAACCGGTGCATCCGGGACTCGGTCCCGCCGAGCGCGCGGAGGTGGCCGCGCTGTTCCGGAGCGCCGGAGTGGAGGTGGTGGGGCTGGCCGGGTACGTCCGGGTGGCCGCGCCGGGCGAGGACGGGCCCGTGCTGGCGGAGATCCGGGAGCTGCTGCGGCTGGCCCACGACCTCGGCGCGCCCTTCGTCCGGGTCTTCCCGGGCGCCGACGCGGAGCGGCCCCGCGAGGAGTCCGACGCGATCGCCGCGCGGCGGCTCGGTGCCGCCGCCGAGGACGCGGCCGCGCTCGGCGTGCGCATCCTGCTGGAGACCCACGACTCGCACCGCACCGGCGCCGAGGCGATCCGCGTCCTCGGCCCGGTCGGGCACCGGCACGTGGGCGCCCTCTGGGACGTGCTGCACACCTGGCTGGGCGGCGAGCAGCCGGCCGACAGCTACGCGGCCCTCGCTCCGCACCTCGGCTATGTCCAGGTCAAGGACGTCGCCTCGGCCGAGGACAGCACGCCGGTGCCGCTCGGCGCCGGAGTGCTGCCGCTCGCCGAGTGCGTGGACGTGCTGTCCCGGCGGGACTGGGACGGCTGGCTGTGCTGGGAGTACGAGAAGCGCTGGCACGAGTCGGCCGCGCCGCTCGCGGGACTGCTGGGCGACGGGCGGGAGTACCTGGCGCGGCTGCTGGGAGAGGCCGCCTGA
- a CDS encoding Gfo/Idh/MocA family oxidoreductase — MTRKTVRIAMNGVTGRMGYRQHLVRSILALRDQGGLDLGDGTVLWPEPILLGRREHALREIAGRHGLDHVSTDLDAVLADPSVDIYFDSQVTSAREEAIAKAIAAGKHVYTEKPTATGLDGALRLARLAHDKGIRHGVVQDKIFLPGLLKLKRLIDGGFFGRILSVRGEFGYWVFEGDWQPAQRPSWNYRAEDGGGIVVDMFPHWEYVLHELFGRVKSVQALATTHIPQRWDEQGKPYDATADDAAYGVFELEGGAVAQINSSWAVRVHRDELVEFQVDGTEGSAVAGLRTCRVQHRSATPKPVWNPDIPATEVFRDQWQEVPDNAEFDNGFKAQWELFLKHVYADAPYHWDLLAGARGVQLAELGLRSSAEGRRIDVPEISL; from the coding sequence GTGACACGCAAGACGGTGCGAATCGCCATGAACGGCGTGACCGGGCGCATGGGCTACCGCCAGCACCTCGTCCGGTCCATCCTCGCCCTGCGCGACCAGGGCGGCCTCGATCTCGGCGACGGCACCGTGCTGTGGCCCGAGCCGATCCTGCTCGGCCGCCGTGAGCACGCCCTGCGGGAGATCGCCGGCCGGCACGGCCTCGACCACGTCTCCACCGACCTGGACGCCGTCCTCGCCGACCCGTCCGTCGACATCTACTTCGACTCCCAGGTCACCTCCGCCCGCGAGGAGGCCATCGCCAAGGCGATCGCGGCCGGGAAGCACGTCTACACCGAGAAGCCCACCGCCACCGGCCTGGACGGCGCGCTGCGGCTGGCCCGCCTCGCCCACGACAAGGGCATCCGGCACGGCGTCGTCCAGGACAAGATCTTCCTGCCGGGCCTGCTGAAGCTGAAGCGGCTCATCGACGGCGGCTTCTTCGGCCGCATCCTCTCCGTGCGCGGCGAGTTCGGCTACTGGGTCTTCGAGGGCGACTGGCAGCCCGCCCAGCGCCCCTCCTGGAACTACCGCGCCGAGGACGGCGGCGGCATCGTCGTCGACATGTTCCCGCACTGGGAGTACGTGCTGCACGAGCTGTTCGGCCGGGTGAAGTCCGTGCAGGCGCTGGCCACCACCCACATCCCGCAGCGCTGGGACGAACAGGGCAAGCCCTACGACGCCACCGCCGACGACGCCGCCTACGGCGTCTTCGAGCTGGAGGGCGGCGCCGTCGCCCAGATCAACTCCTCCTGGGCCGTGCGCGTCCACCGCGACGAACTGGTGGAGTTCCAGGTCGACGGCACGGAAGGCTCCGCCGTGGCCGGGCTGCGCACCTGCCGCGTCCAGCACCGCAGCGCCACGCCCAAGCCGGTGTGGAACCCGGACATCCCCGCCACCGAGGTCTTCCGCGACCAGTGGCAGGAGGTGCCCGACAACGCCGAGTTCGACAACGGCTTCAAGGCCCAGTGGGAGCTGTTCCTCAAGCACGTCTACGCCGACGCCCCCTACCACTGGGACCTGCTGGCCGGCGCCCGTGGCGTGCAGCTCGCCGAACTGGGTCTGAGGTCCTCCGCCGAGGGCCGCCGCATCGACGTCCCGGAGATCTCGCTATGA
- the aroA gene encoding 3-phosphoshikimate 1-carboxyvinyltransferase, giving the protein MPAVEIPGSKSITARALFLAAAADGVSTLLRPLRSDDTEGFAEGLTRLGYRVGRAPRAWRIEGRPQGPAAAEADVYCRDGATTARFLPTLAAAGHGTFRFDASAQMRRRPLGPLTRALRDLGVDLRHEDAEGHHPLTVRAAGVEGGEVVLDAGQSSQYLTALLLLGPLTRTGLRIRVTGLVSAPYVEITLAMMRAFGVDVVRDGPVYDVPPGGYRATTYAVEPDASTASYFFAAAALTPGREITVPGLGTGALQGDLRFVEVLRRMGAEVETTGDRTTVRGTGELRGLTVNMRDISDTMPTLAAIAPFASGPVRIEDVGNTRVKECDRLEACADNLRRLGAEVATGADWIEIRPCVPAPGVEIRTYGDHRIVMSFAVTGLRTPGLTYDDPGCVRKTFPGFHEAFAALPAAG; this is encoded by the coding sequence ATGCCCGCAGTCGAGATTCCCGGTTCCAAGTCCATCACCGCCCGCGCGCTCTTCCTCGCCGCCGCGGCCGACGGCGTCAGCACGCTGCTGCGGCCCCTGCGCTCCGACGACACCGAGGGCTTCGCCGAGGGCCTGACCCGGCTCGGCTACCGGGTCGGACGCGCTCCGCGGGCCTGGCGGATCGAGGGCCGCCCGCAGGGCCCCGCCGCCGCGGAGGCCGACGTCTACTGCCGTGACGGCGCCACCACCGCCCGCTTCCTGCCCACCCTGGCCGCCGCCGGCCACGGCACCTTCCGCTTCGACGCCTCCGCGCAGATGCGCCGCCGTCCCCTCGGCCCGCTCACCCGCGCCCTGCGCGACCTCGGCGTGGACCTGCGGCACGAGGACGCCGAGGGCCACCACCCGCTCACCGTCCGCGCCGCCGGCGTCGAGGGCGGCGAGGTCGTGCTGGACGCCGGCCAGTCCTCCCAGTACCTGACCGCGCTGCTGCTGCTCGGCCCGCTCACCCGCACCGGACTGCGGATCCGGGTCACCGGCCTGGTGTCCGCGCCGTACGTGGAGATCACCCTCGCGATGATGCGGGCGTTCGGCGTGGACGTGGTCCGGGACGGCCCGGTGTACGACGTGCCGCCCGGCGGCTACCGCGCCACCACCTACGCCGTCGAGCCGGACGCCTCCACCGCGAGCTACTTCTTCGCCGCCGCCGCGCTCACCCCGGGCCGCGAGATCACCGTGCCCGGCCTCGGCACCGGCGCCCTCCAGGGCGATCTGCGCTTCGTGGAGGTGCTGCGCCGGATGGGCGCCGAGGTGGAGACCACCGGGGACCGTACGACCGTGCGCGGCACCGGCGAGCTGCGCGGGCTCACGGTGAACATGCGGGACATCTCCGACACCATGCCGACGCTGGCCGCGATCGCGCCGTTCGCCTCCGGACCGGTGCGCATCGAGGACGTCGGCAACACCCGGGTGAAGGAGTGCGACCGCCTGGAGGCGTGCGCGGACAACCTGCGGCGGCTCGGCGCCGAGGTGGCCACCGGCGCGGACTGGATCGAGATCCGGCCCTGCGTCCCGGCGCCCGGAGTGGAGATCAGGACCTACGGCGACCACCGCATCGTGATGTCCTTCGCCGTGACCGGCCTGCGCACGCCCGGACTGACGTACGACGACCCCGGCTGCGTCCGCAAGACGTTCCCCGGTTTTCACGAGGCGTTCGCGGCGCTGCCCGCCGCCGGCTGA
- a CDS encoding LacI family DNA-binding transcriptional regulator: MTVTLADVAARAQVSPATVSRVLNGNYPVAAATRERVLRAVDELDYVLNGPASALAAATSDLVGILVNDIADPFFGIMASAIQGEIGGPGGRAGGERLAVVCNTGGSAERELTYLTLLQRQRAAAVVLTGGAVEDVPHAAAVAAKLRKLADAGTRVVLCGRPPAPDTDAIALTFDNRGGARALTAHLLGLGHRRLGYIAGPGDRTTTRHRLEGHRAALAAADVADDPHRTVYGRYDRRSGYEATLELLRRDPSLTAIVAANDSVALGACAALRESGLRVPEDVSVAGFDDLPFSLDAVPSLTTVRLPLSEAGARAGRIAMGREEAPPGGIASIRGELMVRGSTGVPRASRGGA, encoded by the coding sequence ATGACCGTGACCCTGGCGGACGTGGCGGCCCGCGCCCAGGTCTCCCCCGCGACGGTGTCGCGCGTACTGAACGGCAACTACCCGGTCGCCGCCGCTACCCGGGAACGGGTGCTGCGGGCGGTGGACGAACTCGACTACGTCCTCAACGGCCCGGCCAGCGCGCTCGCCGCGGCCACCTCCGACCTGGTCGGCATCCTCGTCAACGACATCGCCGACCCCTTCTTCGGCATCATGGCGAGCGCGATACAGGGCGAGATCGGCGGGCCGGGCGGGCGCGCGGGCGGGGAGCGGCTGGCGGTCGTCTGCAACACCGGCGGGTCGGCCGAGCGCGAGCTGACGTATCTGACGCTGCTCCAGCGGCAGCGGGCGGCGGCCGTGGTGCTGACCGGCGGGGCCGTGGAGGACGTGCCGCACGCGGCGGCGGTGGCGGCGAAGCTGCGGAAGCTGGCGGACGCCGGGACGCGGGTGGTGCTGTGCGGGCGGCCGCCGGCGCCGGACACCGACGCCATCGCGCTCACCTTCGACAACCGGGGCGGCGCCCGCGCGCTGACCGCCCATCTGCTCGGCCTCGGCCACCGCCGGCTGGGCTACATCGCCGGGCCCGGGGACCGTACGACCACCCGGCACCGCCTGGAGGGCCACCGTGCCGCGCTCGCGGCGGCGGACGTCGCGGACGACCCGCACCGCACGGTGTACGGCCGCTACGACCGCCGGTCCGGCTACGAGGCCACGCTGGAGCTGCTGCGCCGCGACCCGTCCCTGACGGCGATCGTGGCCGCGAACGACTCCGTCGCGCTCGGCGCGTGCGCCGCGCTGCGCGAGTCCGGGCTGCGCGTCCCCGAGGACGTCTCGGTCGCCGGCTTCGACGACCTCCCGTTCAGCCTCGACGCGGTCCCGTCCCTGACGACGGTCCGCCTGCCCCTGTCGGAGGCGGGCGCCCGGGCGGGCCGCATCGCCATGGGCCGCGAGGAGGCCCCGCCCGGCGGGATCGCGTCCATCCGGGGAGAGTTGATGGTGCGGGGGTCCACGGGAGTGCCGCGGGCTTCCCGAGGCGGCGCATGA
- a CDS encoding S28 family serine protease → MRKALGWLLALIVLVGTLGTTAGAATAAGDEPTDIKDRLLSIPGMSLTEEKPYPGYRYFVLTYTQPVDHRHPDRGTFQQRITVLHKDVSRPTVFYTGGYHVSTNPSRREPTQIVDGNQVSLEYRFFSPSRPDPADWSKLDIWQAASDQHRVFRALKAVYPANWLATGASKGGMTATYYERFYPDDMDGVVAYVAPNDVVNDEDSAYDRFFARVGTKECRDRLTAVQREALVRRERLEERYAAYAAGKGLTFDTVGGLDRAYEAVVLDYAWGFWQYSLLKDCDTVPADAATASDDALWTSLDTISGFDAYTDQGLAPYTPYYYQAGTQLGAPTIHFPAIDRHLIRYGYQPPRNYVPRSIPMRFRPQAMRDVDTWVRHHATHMLFVYGQNDPWGSERFRVGAGARDSYVLTAPGMNHGANVAGLVAEEKSLATARILAWAGLPRATVDQAKPLARYDARLDARDMEREPALRP, encoded by the coding sequence ATGCGCAAGGCGCTCGGATGGCTGCTGGCGCTCATCGTCCTCGTCGGCACACTGGGCACGACGGCCGGAGCGGCCACCGCCGCCGGAGACGAGCCCACCGACATCAAGGACCGGCTGCTGTCGATACCCGGCATGAGCCTGACCGAGGAGAAGCCGTACCCCGGCTACCGCTACTTCGTCCTGACCTACACCCAGCCGGTCGACCACCGCCACCCGGACCGGGGCACCTTCCAGCAGCGGATCACCGTGCTGCACAAGGACGTGAGCCGTCCCACGGTCTTCTACACCGGCGGCTACCACGTCTCCACCAACCCCTCGCGCCGCGAGCCCACCCAGATCGTGGACGGCAACCAGGTCTCCCTGGAGTACCGCTTCTTCAGCCCCTCCCGTCCCGACCCGGCCGACTGGTCCAAGCTCGACATCTGGCAGGCCGCGAGCGACCAGCACCGGGTGTTCCGGGCGCTGAAGGCCGTGTATCCGGCCAACTGGCTGGCCACCGGCGCCTCCAAGGGCGGCATGACGGCCACCTACTACGAGCGGTTCTACCCGGACGACATGGACGGCGTCGTCGCCTACGTCGCCCCGAACGACGTCGTGAACGACGAGGACTCCGCCTACGACCGCTTCTTCGCCCGCGTCGGCACCAAGGAGTGCCGGGACCGGCTCACCGCCGTCCAGCGCGAGGCCCTGGTGCGCCGCGAGCGGCTGGAGGAGAGGTACGCCGCGTACGCCGCCGGCAAGGGCCTCACCTTCGACACCGTCGGCGGCCTGGACCGGGCCTACGAGGCGGTGGTCCTGGACTACGCGTGGGGCTTCTGGCAGTACAGCCTGCTCAAGGACTGCGACACGGTCCCGGCGGACGCGGCCACGGCGAGCGACGACGCGCTGTGGACCTCGCTCGACACCATCTCCGGCTTCGACGCCTACACCGACCAGGGACTGGCCCCGTACACCCCGTACTACTACCAGGCCGGCACCCAGCTCGGCGCGCCCACCATCCACTTCCCCGCCATCGACCGGCACCTGATCCGCTACGGCTACCAGCCGCCCCGGAACTACGTCCCCCGCTCCATCCCGATGCGGTTCCGGCCGCAGGCGATGCGGGACGTGGACACCTGGGTCCGGCACCACGCCACGCACATGCTCTTCGTCTACGGCCAGAACGACCCGTGGGGCTCGGAGCGCTTCCGGGTCGGCGCGGGCGCCCGTGACTCCTACGTCCTCACCGCGCCCGGCATGAACCACGGCGCGAACGTGGCGGGGCTGGTGGCGGAGGAGAAGAGCCTCGCCACCGCCCGCATCCTGGCCTGGGCGGGCCTGCCGCGGGCCACCGTGGACCAGGCGAAGCCGCTGGCCCGCTACGACGCGCGGCTGGACGCCCGGGACATGGAGCGGGAGCCCGCGCTGCGGCCCTAG
- a CDS encoding MFS transporter codes for MSLARSLLDIRPLRASPVFRRLLIGRTVSVLGGFMTMVTVMYQVWDRTHSTAWTGAVGLAQALPLAGFGLFAGAWADRADRRRVFLLATVGQAVCSLALAVQGFTGHVPVAVVLLLVAVQSAFGALGAPAAGVFVPRLLPKDQVAAGLALQQVAWQSMMLAGPALAGVLLGWFGIGVCYLLDALSFGLAFYGAFGLPPLPPEGAPARPGLRGALDGLRFLAGHRVVRGALITDLAATVLSFPVSLFPLVNAERFGDDPRTLGLFLSALAVGGVTATALSGSLTRLARPGPVMLCASAAWGAALVLFGLSTNAWLGLALLVLAGAADATAVVSRTTIVQTRTPDALLGRVTAAEQIVGQAGPNLGNVRGGLLAGWTSGTTALVTGGVLCVLAVAGVATTTPELRDRKAPAAEPAAP; via the coding sequence ATGAGCCTCGCCCGCTCCCTCCTCGACATACGACCGCTGCGCGCCTCGCCCGTCTTCCGGCGGCTGCTGATCGGGCGGACCGTGTCCGTGCTCGGCGGGTTCATGACCATGGTGACGGTCATGTACCAGGTGTGGGACCGGACCCACAGCACCGCCTGGACCGGCGCCGTGGGACTCGCGCAGGCGCTGCCGCTGGCCGGGTTCGGGCTGTTCGCCGGGGCCTGGGCGGACCGGGCCGACCGGCGGCGGGTGTTCCTCCTGGCCACCGTCGGCCAGGCGGTCTGCTCGCTCGCGCTCGCCGTGCAGGGCTTCACCGGACACGTCCCGGTGGCCGTGGTGCTGCTGCTGGTCGCCGTGCAGTCCGCGTTCGGCGCGCTCGGCGCCCCGGCCGCCGGCGTGTTCGTGCCGCGCCTGCTGCCCAAGGACCAGGTGGCCGCGGGGCTCGCGCTGCAACAGGTCGCCTGGCAGTCGATGATGCTGGCCGGGCCCGCGCTGGCCGGGGTGCTGCTGGGCTGGTTCGGCATAGGGGTCTGCTATCTGCTGGACGCCCTGAGCTTCGGCCTCGCCTTCTACGGCGCCTTCGGGCTGCCGCCGCTGCCGCCCGAGGGCGCGCCCGCCCGGCCGGGGCTGCGCGGGGCGCTGGACGGGCTGCGGTTCCTGGCCGGGCACCGGGTGGTGCGCGGTGCGCTGATCACCGACCTGGCCGCCACCGTGCTGTCGTTCCCGGTGAGCCTGTTCCCGCTCGTCAACGCCGAACGGTTCGGCGACGACCCGCGCACCCTCGGGCTGTTCCTGTCGGCGCTGGCGGTGGGCGGGGTCACGGCGACCGCGCTGTCCGGCTCGCTGACCCGGCTCGCCCGGCCCGGCCCGGTGATGCTGTGCGCGTCCGCCGCCTGGGGCGCGGCGCTGGTCCTGTTCGGCCTGTCCACCAACGCCTGGCTGGGCCTGGCGCTGCTGGTGCTGGCCGGTGCCGCGGACGCCACGGCGGTGGTCTCCCGGACCACGATCGTGCAGACCCGCACCCCGGACGCGCTGCTCGGCCGGGTCACCGCGGCGGAGCAGATCGTCGGCCAGGCGGGCCCGAACCTGGGCAACGTGCGCGGCGGCCTGCTCGCCGGCTGGACCTCCGGCACCACCGCGCTGGTGACCGGCGGGGTGCTGTGCGTGCTGGCGGTCGCCGGAGTCGCCACGACCACTCCCGAACTCCGCGACCGGAAGGCACCCGCCGCCGAGCCGGCCGCACCGTGA